In the genome of Candida dubliniensis CD36 chromosome 3, complete sequence, the window TGCAAATCGCCAAATCTTATACAAaatcttttcaaattacACAAACTGCCactgatgttgttgttgtcgttgttgCTATCTTGTTCATGTACATCATGCATGACACAAACACCAACCTTGTTTTCGAAAGACATCAAAAACCAAATGACATGCCTGAACTCAGTCACATTGAAAAGTTTGCTGAACCTAGAACTCATGAATTGCTATATTCTTTAACCCACTGTTATAGCAAACAAGACTAAAATTGGTAGAGCTTCAATAATGGAAAGAAAATTACGAAATGTGGCTAGAACCAAGCACGGAAGTCCTGCGCGGATTAAGTAGTTTAGATCCCACTTCAACTTCGACGTTCATACTTAGTAATCagttgatatatatatatatgttatTCCGATTCCCACTTATTATGATAATATTCGTTTAAGTTtactctttttcttcttttttttttataattctacattcattatcaaatttcggttttcaacaacaacaaccgcCTCTACCTCTTTCCCGTCACTacctcatcatcatcacttgtaacaacaacaacaactaagAGGTATCCGTTACTTTAGTATTTTCCagttttgatttggtttttgcTACCATCctcttttattatttctcTATCCCAATCCATATCTTTTGCAAGTGAATCGACCATACTTGCTATTTCCCAGTTAGTGACATTTTCTTATTCTATTTCATTTCTACAGATTAACTGTTGATTGATTAGTTACATTTTCATTcgttttcaaatttggacatattttttttaaatattctACAATTATCTAACTCcctaatttatttttcctTCCTTGTTCttttagattttttttgtttcattgGCGTTTCATTGCAACATCTTTACAACCAAGATATTCTTCCCTACCATCATTTATCATACCACATATATCATCCATAACCAACGTTATTTCGTTCCATTAGAGTTattataaatcattattccAGTGACCGTTCAATTCAGTTTTAGATCAAATTGAACTTTTATGTTTTGATAGcccaatttttatttaattttgttaCATAAAGATCTATTTGCCGACTTTAGTTCATTCGTTTTATTTTCacttttcaattcaatcgTTTCCACTTATTTACCAGAAGAAACTTAGATACTTTAATTACTGGTTtataatactttttttttgcatttcAAATAACTTTCATTTTTACAACTACAATTGTTTCACATTCCAATTCACAAGATTCCTTTGAAGAACCTGGTGATTAATTATTgtctgaaaaaaaaaaggctTATTTTCTTGGTTAAATCATACTTCTTTCTTGGACATTGAtctcaattgatttcaGGCTGTGTTTTACATTAAGTTTCAGGTTTATTGGATCAAACACATATTGACTTccatttcaacaaaatcaacaataaccGGCTCTGcttatttaattgattcatcCACTacttggtttttttttttttttttcacatatatatatattgattcCCTGTCGACAATATCAAATCCTAGAGGGgtaatcattattaattaatcaatttataagaaagaaatcaaattttgaaaataaaattaataaaaaaatatcagttataaattaaagaaagaaatattatttattgattaaccctaatcaaataaataatttttattaatctttagtattattattttttttttccccttGTGATTTTAAATTGAGTTATTGTTCTTCCCTCATCTAACTCACAGTACTCTCACACTACCATACACCATTACTATTTGTCaaatcatttttcattaatttttccTTGTTTCCTCATTACATACCCACACTTGCACTTCAAATACCCAGAAAAGGTCACcatttcaatcaattatgATAGATAATGAAGACTTCATCCCGAATTTTCTACAGGATTCCTCATCTGCATCTATAACGCATACATTACGCGTCAAACGAAATCGACCAAAAAGTTCTTACTTTGAGGACTTTTCACCAGATGCATCGCAGGAAGATGCAAATGTGGAGAATGCAAATTGTGCTTCCCCCACCTTGATGAGAAAAAGTGCATTAAGAAAATCATCCTCGAAAACATTAAACTGCAACACTAATGTCAATTCCAAATCACCATCTCCAGCGTTTGCAAGTACAAACGCAACATCTGGCACGCCATTGAGAAATCTAACCAATTTCGTTATTCCTTCGTCAGTTAAATCTAAAACAAGACAGCTCACTAATAGTTTGACTCGTTCAATGACTGAAGTGGTTTCGAAATCATCacattcatttttcaacagTTTACATCTTGcaacttcaacaacatcttCTTCAGTATCGACTACAACCCCAAAAATAGAATTCAATTCCATAGCTGCAAACGATGATATCCCCACCAATTATGATTCTGATGAAGAGTTCGAAGATGGGGACACGTTTGATACGATTCACCTTGACTCTCCAGTGCAACGCAAACCcagcaataacaacaatacaaaTAATAGTAACAATAACACTAATATACCTACCAAAATTAGACGCTTCCATTCTATGTACCAAACTGATAAAGAGATTGCATCGTACCAACTCCATGAagataattcatttttaaagtttacaaatattgaatattCTCACCTGGAGAGTGATTTGTTACCCCGAATCGATGCTCATCAATTGGCGAAAATATTACGTGGAGATCATAATGACCAATTTGAcgaatttattattattgattgtcGATTTGAGTATGAATTTAATGGTGGCCATATCACTAAGGCAATAAATATATCCACCCAGGAGACCCTTCAAGAAAAACTTATTCAGTACCAACAAAAAGATGTGAAGAACACTGAAAGCAAGAAGCgattaataattttccATTGTGAATTTAGTTTGTTTAGAGGACCAATGATGGCCAAACATTTAAGAAAATGTGATCGTATGTGCAACTATGACAACTATCCACTTTTAACATACCCCGATATTGCAATTTTGGAAGGGGGTTATAAAACTTTCTATGAAAATTACCCTCAATGGTGTGATCCTCAAGGATATGTTGAGATGAAGAATTTACgacacaaaaaaatatgtgAATCGAATTTGGATAAAGTTAGAAAAGATAATAAACTAACTAGAGCAAAGTCTTATCAATTTGGTAATCAACATCATCGTGGCGGTTCTACTGGTGGGCTTTTCAGTAGCTATAACTACAACGTTATGAACTCATCGGATCAACAGTTTTGGGGCAGCTGTACTTCAAGCACTGCTCATCATAGAAGCTGCAGCAGTAGtttcatcattaacaaCAAGCATAGTAGTGGTTCATCGTATCACCACAGGTCACATTCGTTTGTGACAATCAACAATGAGAAAATCATCAAGCGACAAAGATCAACTCCTCAAGTCAACGACTCACCAACTAGGTCTAACTCATCAACTGCATCTCCTGGTAAACCCATTCCATTGGCTAATATTCATAGATTAACTCGTGCCAACACCATTTCATCAGACCAGGCATTGTTTAGCAATAAACCAATGTCTTCACCAATGATGTCACCACTTGCATCTAGTTTTGAACAATCGTCGATTGGAATGAACT includes:
- a CDS encoding M-phase inducer phosphatase, putative (Similar to S. cerevisiae MIH1;~In S. cerevisiae: regulates the phosphorylation state of Cdc28p; homolog of S. pombe cdc25), with product MIDNEDFIPNFLQDSSSASITHTLRVKRNRPKSSYFEDFSPDASQEDANVENANCASPTLMRKSALRKSSSKTLNCNTNVNSKSPSPAFASTNATSGTPLRNLTNFVIPSSVKSKTRQLTNSLTRSMTEVVSKSSHSFFNSLHLATSTTSSSVSTTTPKIEFNSIAANDDIPTNYDSDEEFEDGDTFDTIHLDSPVQRKPSNNNNTNNSNNNTNIPTKIRRFHSMYQTDKEIASYQLHEDNSFLKFTNIEYSHSESDLLPRIDAHQLAKILRGDHNDQFDEFIIIDCRFEYEFNGGHITKAINISTQETLQEKLIQYQQKDVKNTESKKRLIIFHCEFSLFRGPMMAKHLRKCDRMCNYDNYPLLTYPDIAILEGGYKTFYENYPQWCDPQGYVEMKNLRHKKICESNLDKVRKDNKLTRAKSYQFGNQHHRGGSTGGLFSSYNYNVMNSSDQQFWGSCTSSTAHHRSCSSSFIINNKHSSGSSYHHRSHSFVTINNEKIIKRQRSTPQVNDSPTRSNSSTASPGKPIPLANIHRLTRANTISSDQALFSNKPMSSPMMSPLASSFEQSSIGMNSSEISVTTQDFQPPTTSFRNSTHNLSNGSNRRRKSLSSNFSSCSINSISSSAAESDYAGSVDSALTEPYTSSSPLLDSSDYFDNGAKRQNLIAMPISKGQPSFQRKHSSRSGSNIQASLANPPSLPPPTTACSSSTTPSQLSPTIQQQPYLQFQFPRSRSNNKLLATPSKSTHSFTSPITNNEIGTNNNLPMVSPFFTPGTDASASITANTYDGYNISTINTNCHGNRSSIIDPINDTPVDFSVPTSISTSSSKSIRFKLHKRSGSLINSSISESQELYNVTSDEHGSQYHDQKNEGHY